TCCGCAGACCAGTCTGCAGCCAGCAACGGCGAGAGGGGCGGGCAACTACTGCagacagagcagagcagagcatggTTTGTTCATTCACATTTCAAAGCATCCAAGTACAGACCGCGAACCCCGTTAATTAGACGCCCTAGAGAGCTTCACTATGAACATATATGGCCGCCCGGCCCATGGTCTCCTCATCAGAAACTGGCGGAATTCGTTcgccggaggtggtggtggtgttgctGCTGCTTCCTCTCCGGTTGCGCCTGCTCCGGTGGCGGCTCCAGTGGTTCCAGCATCTGCACCACACCCAAACCAAGCACATTGTTAGCTGCCAGCATCTACAGAGGTCTCTCTTTCTTTCTTATCTTACCCCCTCCATCCATGATACAACCAAGGATGCACCATGTCACTGACAATCAGCATGGTATGGAACTCAATGTACAGCATTAGAAGTAGGTGACAAACTCTTGGAATGGAACTGTGGATGGATGGTGCTATCCAAGGAATGCACATGCTCTTCATTGGgctccattttttttttttgtctcatcAGGCTGAAATTTGGAATGTTGTGACAGcttaaacttaaaaaaaaaaacagccacaACTGCCATTGCCTGCCCTATAAGAGCGCATTAGGCAGGTCCGTACACTGCAAATGCATATTTGATTTGCAACAAGATGCTAGAATATATATAGGACTACGTGATCGTCCACAATCCCCgtttatataaatataaatataaaggcaAGCCAAAATGGTCCACAGCTGGTACTACAAGTTTAGCTCATCTTTCTAGGCTAGGAACATAGGGAAGGTTTGGCCAAATCGGTGAGGCAATATCTATTATTGCTATGCTCCATTTTTAGCCCCCTCCACTAAACATCCATAGCAAGTTTAAGCCTACATCCTGTCTTGTGtaaacaaacactcaaacaagGTGCGGTATCTTCCTACCACTTTTGTCTAGACTAGAAAATGACTCGCTTTCAGTTTCAGAGAGAGAAAGACAGGGAGAGTTTTTGCAGGCATGAATCCACCAAGAAAGAGCTCCGCTGAAGCTCAAAAGAACTGAATGAAAACATGGAGGCAGAGACAAGTTTGGGACCACTTCACTTAGAGAGAATGATGTTTACCCTGAGCTTCCTGAGAcgctcgttctcctcctccagccGGGCGATCTTGTTCTCCAGCTCGTGGGTGTACGCCTGCAGAGGTCACTTTAGCAGCTTAGAGAAGGAAATCCATGGAGATGGAGCTTGAAAATCTTGTGTAGGGACTAGGGACTGGACTGGACTGTGGAGGAACAAACATTCTCTACTCTATTGGGTGTGGAACGATGGAAGTGGAAATGGAACCCCACCTGCTTCCTGGCCCGGGACCTCGCCGCGGACTCGCGGTTCTTGATCATGCGCTTCTGCCGCCGCTCCACCGTCCTCTCCACGACGCCGTCCTCGGCCacggccgccgcggcgccgcgcTTCCGGCCGGCCACCTGCGAGTGCGAGAGGAAAACCCCGGCCCGGTCACCGCGGTACGCGGCGTCCAGAGCCGGGCCGGGGGCGGCAGCGCCGAGCGGCAGGGGCCGCGGCAGCGCGTACTGCTGCGGCGGGTACTGGTGCATCCAATGCGgggcggcgtcgacggcgacgCCGGCGCGGGAGAGGAAGTCCTCGAGCGTCATCTCGCCCATGGAGGGCtgccgggcgccgccgccgccggcagcgcTCTGGATGTCGCGCCACACCTCGTCCACCGTCTTCTTGGCcgccgggggcgggggcgggcccGCGGCGGGTGCGGCCGGGAGCACGGTGCGCAGGAGGTCGTCCAGGTTCATGGTCCGCAGCGGCTCGCCCAGCTGCGTCTCCACCTCGGTGAGCGTGAGGCCGTAGACGGAGCCCTGCCGCGGGAGGCGGCGGCGTCCGTCGTCGCCGTGGGAGTGGGACGAC
Above is a genomic segment from Miscanthus floridulus cultivar M001 chromosome 3, ASM1932011v1, whole genome shotgun sequence containing:
- the LOC136547522 gene encoding ABSCISIC ACID-INSENSITIVE 5-like protein 3, which gives rise to MGVQTMSSHSHGDDGRRRLPRQGSVYGLTLTEVETQLGEPLRTMNLDDLLRTVLPAAPAAGPPPPPAAKKTVDEVWRDIQSAAGGGGARQPSMGEMTLEDFLSRAGVAVDAAPHWMHQYPPQQYALPRPLPLGAAAPGPALDAAYRGDRAGVFLSHSQVAGRKRGAAAAVAEDGVVERTVERRQKRMIKNRESAARSRARKQAYTHELENKIARLEEENERLRKLRMLEPLEPPPEQAQPERKQQQHHHHLRRTNSASF